The Zavarzinia compransoris genome includes a window with the following:
- a CDS encoding NlpC/P60 family protein: protein MTAPAWPERIVASARLWLGTPYLHQASVPGVGCDCLGLVRGIYRDLYGHEPELPPAYGPDWAEASGRETLALAARRHLTEIAPGEAGPGDVLLFSYGRGWPAKHCAVQTGPARMIHAYNLHPVAEVALVPWWRARLRFAFRFPTDL, encoded by the coding sequence ATGACGGCGCCAGCCTGGCCTGAACGGATCGTCGCATCGGCGCGCCTCTGGCTGGGCACGCCCTATCTGCACCAGGCGTCGGTGCCCGGTGTCGGCTGCGACTGCCTCGGTCTCGTGCGTGGGATCTACCGCGATCTTTACGGCCACGAACCGGAACTCCCGCCCGCCTATGGTCCCGACTGGGCGGAGGCGAGCGGCCGCGAGACCCTGGCGCTCGCGGCCCGCCGCCATCTGACCGAAATCGCGCCCGGGGAAGCGGGCCCGGGCGACGTCCTGCTCTTCTCCTACGGGCGGGGCTGGCCGGCGAAACATTGCGCGGTCCAGACCGGCCCGGCGCGCATGATCCATGCCTATAACCTGCACCCGGTGGCCGAGGTTGCCCTGGTGCCCTGGTGGCGGGCGCGGCTGCGCTTCGCCTTTCGCTTTCCGACGGATCTCTGA
- a CDS encoding tail tape measure protein — protein MPTVDRLAVELAADLNPLRQAFAEAEQMAGTAVADLSQILGGEGAGEGVFALLSDGASVAARAIRGALVDAVSGAEVEWNEVLSRMALRLSDLVLDDTLNAALAAASGGGGGDSGGSAGGGLAGLLGSLFGGFRAGGGPVRPDRAYVVGEAGPELFVPDGTGEIVPRQAAATTPAPSVTINVTTADAGSFRRSQGQIAAAMSRALAAAQRYS, from the coding sequence ATGCCGACCGTCGACCGCCTGGCCGTGGAACTGGCCGCGGATCTCAACCCCTTGCGCCAGGCCTTTGCCGAGGCGGAACAGATGGCCGGGACCGCCGTCGCCGACCTTTCGCAAATTCTCGGCGGCGAGGGGGCGGGAGAGGGGGTTTTCGCCCTGCTCTCCGATGGCGCGTCGGTCGCGGCGCGGGCCATTCGCGGCGCCCTGGTCGATGCGGTTTCCGGGGCCGAGGTGGAATGGAACGAGGTGCTGTCGCGCATGGCGCTGCGCCTGTCCGATCTCGTCCTCGACGATACGCTGAATGCCGCCCTGGCGGCGGCGAGCGGTGGCGGCGGCGGCGACAGCGGCGGTTCGGCCGGCGGCGGGCTGGCCGGCCTGCTCGGCTCGCTGTTCGGCGGTTTCCGGGCCGGCGGCGGGCCGGTGCGGCCGGACCGCGCCTATGTGGTCGGCGAGGCCGGGCCGGAATTGTTCGTGCCCGACGGCACCGGCGAGATCGTGCCCCGGCAGGCGGCGGCCACCACCCCCGCGCCCTCGGTGACGATCAATGTGACGACGGCGGATGCCGGCAGCTTCCGCCGCAGCCAGGGGCAGATCGCCGCCGCCATGTCCCGCGCGCTTGCCGCCGCGCAGCGCTATTCCTGA
- a CDS encoding DUF3168 domain-containing protein, with protein MSPDASLAVQGAVFALLAADSGLGALIGPRLHDRRPEGAGFPHVVIGEASCLPDDSCTRAGQVHVLTLHAWSRYRGRAEAKRILAAMTAALHRQVPVLGGAHACVQARVTYGAVLDDGDGVTTHGVLRLRVVTEAITPHTT; from the coding sequence TTGAGCCCTGATGCATCCCTCGCGGTTCAGGGGGCGGTCTTCGCCCTGCTGGCCGCGGACAGCGGCCTCGGTGCGCTGATCGGCCCCCGGCTGCACGACCGCCGGCCCGAGGGCGCCGGCTTTCCCCATGTCGTGATCGGCGAGGCGAGCTGCCTGCCGGACGACAGTTGCACCCGGGCCGGCCAGGTCCATGTCCTGACCCTGCATGCCTGGTCGCGCTATCGTGGCCGGGCGGAGGCGAAGCGCATCCTGGCGGCCATGACCGCGGCCCTGCACCGCCAGGTGCCCGTGCTCGGCGGCGCCCATGCCTGCGTGCAGGCGAGGGTGACCTATGGCGCCGTGCTCGACGACGGCGACGGCGTCACCACCCATGGCGTGCTGCGCCTGCGGGTGGTGACCGAAGCGATTACCCCCCACACGACTTGA
- a CDS encoding gene transfer agent family protein — translation MEPAANPARGEVVLRLGGRAFVLRPTFAALAETEEMAGCPLLALARRFLDGTYGVRDVVAVLLPALRRAGGPAGIDDLPIGGGLLSLAPVCARLLTAALRPAGDLPNPLP, via the coding sequence ATGGAACCTGCCGCCAATCCGGCCCGGGGCGAGGTGGTGCTGCGCCTCGGCGGCCGGGCTTTCGTGCTGCGCCCCACCTTCGCCGCCCTGGCCGAGACCGAGGAGATGGCGGGCTGCCCCCTGCTGGCCCTGGCCCGGCGCTTTCTCGACGGCACCTATGGCGTGCGGGATGTCGTCGCCGTGCTGCTGCCGGCGCTGCGCCGGGCTGGTGGGCCGGCGGGGATCGACGACCTGCCGATCGGGGGCGGGCTGCTGTCGCTTGCCCCCGTCTGCGCCCGCCTGCTGACCGCGGCCCTGCGCCCGGCGGGGGACCTGCCCAACCCTTTACCCTAG
- a CDS encoding DUF2163 domain-containing protein, with translation MKTLPPALAAHLAGGVTTLARCWLIQRRDGVSLGFTDHDVDLDFDGVTFHADSGFTASALESQPGLAVSNVDLEGALRSDAITEADLAAGRYDDAECRLYLVNWQDAGQRVLLRRGHIGEVTRGRSGYSAELRGLAHRLDQPAGRLFERRCAWTLGDARCGIDLAAPAFRAAVTVAAVEGRLGLRVGGIDDAADGTYSHGRLSFTAGVNAGLAIEVAEQRGARLRLLLPLPGMPAVGDAGVLTAGCDRRFATCGARFGNAVNFGGFPHMPGADFVLSYPNQGDGNDGASLA, from the coding sequence GTGAAGACCCTGCCGCCGGCCCTGGCCGCCCATCTGGCGGGCGGGGTGACGACGCTGGCCCGCTGCTGGCTGATCCAGCGGCGCGACGGCGTCAGCCTCGGTTTCACCGACCATGATGTCGACCTCGACTTCGACGGCGTGACCTTTCACGCCGATTCCGGCTTCACCGCCAGCGCCCTCGAAAGCCAGCCGGGCCTCGCCGTCTCGAATGTCGATCTTGAGGGCGCGCTCCGCTCCGATGCGATCACCGAGGCGGATCTCGCCGCCGGGCGCTACGACGATGCGGAATGCCGGCTCTATCTGGTCAACTGGCAGGATGCGGGGCAGCGTGTCCTGCTCCGCCGGGGCCATATCGGCGAGGTGACGCGGGGGCGCAGCGGCTATAGCGCGGAACTGCGCGGTCTTGCCCACCGGCTGGACCAGCCGGCCGGGCGCCTGTTCGAGCGGCGCTGCGCCTGGACCCTGGGCGATGCCCGCTGCGGCATCGATCTGGCGGCGCCGGCCTTCAGGGCGGCGGTGACCGTGGCCGCCGTCGAGGGCCGTCTCGGCCTTCGGGTCGGCGGGATCGACGATGCCGCGGACGGCACCTACAGCCACGGCCGCCTGTCGTTCACCGCCGGGGTCAATGCCGGCCTCGCGATCGAGGTCGCGGAACAGCGTGGCGCCCGGCTGCGCCTGCTGCTGCCCCTGCCCGGCATGCCGGCCGTCGGCGACGCGGGCGTGCTGACGGCGGGCTGCGACCGGCGCTTCGCCACCTGCGGCGCGCGGTTCGGCAATGCGGTGAACTTCGGCGGTTTCCCCCATATGCCGGGGGCGGATTTCGTCCTGTCCTATCCGAACCAGGGAGATGGCAATGACGGCGCCAGCCTGGCCTGA
- a CDS encoding phage tail tube protein has translation MAKQRGDLFLLKVDTTGSGAYATVAGLRSTGFRARLRPVETTSKDSGGQRELLDGAGIQSFTFTGAGVFDSGAAHETVRSLFTGRTRRNWRITRGDGSTITAPCLVTALDYAGEHDGEETFSITLESAGAPAFA, from the coding sequence ATGGCCAAGCAACGCGGGGACCTGTTCCTGCTGAAGGTGGATACCACGGGCAGCGGCGCCTATGCCACGGTCGCCGGCCTGCGCTCGACCGGGTTTCGCGCCCGCCTGCGCCCGGTCGAGACGACCAGCAAGGATTCCGGCGGCCAGCGGGAATTGCTGGACGGCGCCGGCATCCAATCCTTCACCTTCACCGGCGCGGGCGTGTTCGACAGCGGCGCCGCCCATGAAACGGTGCGCAGCCTGTTCACCGGCCGGACCCGGCGCAACTGGCGCATCACCCGGGGCGACGGTTCGACCATCACCGCGCCCTGCCTCGTCACCGCCCTCGACTATGCGGGCGAGCACGACGGCGAGGAAACCTTCTCGATCACGCTCGAATCCGCCGGCGCGCCGGCCTTTGCCTGA
- a CDS encoding phage major capsid protein — MTDLATLQSATDDLARVFGSFRAENDRRLAEIETKGRADVLTTEKVDRLNAEVGRLNETVASLETALARPGRAAKARNPAETAHAAAFSLFLRKGIDHELPGLEKKAMSVVSDPDGGYLVAAEVTDRIVSRLHDASPIRAIASVLTITADAAEGMLDLGEPAAGWVAETEGRGETASPQVGLWRIPAHELYAEPRVSQKLLDDAGFDVEAWLAQKVADKFGRAENAAFVGGSGVGMPRGFTTYGTAATADGSRAWGTLQHVLTGANGAFAASDPGDALIALTYALKAGYRPGACFVMARATVAEVRKLKGDGDGQYLWQPALGARQPATLLGYPVIEAEDMPAPATGSLSIAFGNFREGYAVVDRQGIRTLRDPYTAKPQVKFYTTRRVGGDVLDFDAVKLLKFAA; from the coding sequence ATGACCGATCTTGCCACCCTGCAATCCGCGACCGACGACCTCGCCCGGGTCTTCGGCAGTTTCCGCGCGGAGAACGACCGGCGCCTCGCCGAGATCGAAACCAAGGGGCGGGCCGACGTCCTGACCACGGAAAAGGTCGACCGCCTGAATGCCGAGGTCGGCCGCCTGAACGAGACGGTGGCGAGCCTGGAAACCGCGCTCGCCCGCCCCGGCCGCGCGGCCAAGGCGCGCAACCCGGCTGAAACCGCCCATGCCGCCGCCTTCTCGCTGTTCCTGCGCAAGGGTATCGACCACGAGCTGCCGGGCCTCGAAAAAAAGGCGATGAGCGTCGTCTCCGATCCGGACGGCGGCTATCTGGTCGCGGCGGAGGTGACCGACCGCATCGTCTCGCGCCTTCACGACGCCAGCCCGATCCGCGCCATCGCCTCGGTCCTGACCATCACCGCCGATGCCGCCGAGGGCATGCTCGACCTCGGCGAGCCCGCGGCCGGCTGGGTCGCCGAAACCGAGGGGCGGGGCGAGACCGCATCGCCCCAGGTCGGCCTCTGGCGCATTCCCGCCCACGAGCTCTATGCGGAACCGCGCGTGTCGCAGAAGCTGCTGGACGATGCCGGCTTCGATGTCGAGGCGTGGCTGGCGCAGAAGGTGGCGGACAAGTTCGGCCGGGCGGAAAATGCCGCTTTCGTCGGGGGGTCGGGCGTCGGCATGCCGCGCGGCTTCACCACCTATGGCACGGCGGCGACCGCGGACGGCAGCCGCGCCTGGGGCACGCTGCAACACGTCCTGACCGGGGCCAACGGCGCTTTCGCCGCCAGCGACCCCGGCGATGCCCTGATCGCCCTGACTTATGCCCTGAAAGCCGGCTACCGGCCGGGGGCCTGCTTCGTCATGGCCCGCGCCACCGTCGCCGAAGTGCGCAAGCTGAAGGGCGACGGCGACGGCCAATACCTGTGGCAGCCCGCCCTCGGCGCCCGCCAGCCGGCCACCCTGCTCGGCTATCCGGTGATCGAGGCGGAGGATATGCCGGCACCGGCCACCGGCAGCCTGTCCATCGCCTTCGGCAATTTCCGCGAGGGGTATGCCGTCGTCGATCGCCAGGGCATCCGCACGCTGCGCGATCCCTATACGGCGAAACCCCAGGTGAAATTCTACACCACCCGGCGGGTCGGCGGCGACGTCCTCGATTTCGACGCCGTCAAACTCCTGAAATTCGCGGCCTGA
- a CDS encoding phage portal protein: protein MDRNKNGPAPAPGLMARLRRLVRPTPETRVPETRARGRAVAWGEAPGARWTARRYATLADEGYVRNVVVHRAVGLVARSVAAIPWIARDAAGSEIRVPAFDALMRRPNPRDEGSAFREAVAAHLLIAGNAYVEAVGPGPRPRELHLLRPDRVTVRPGPGGIPAGYEHREGEDGRFIPVDALTGASAVLHLKTFHPLDDWHGLPALEAAAQAIDQHNAAGAWNKALLDNAARPSGALVYQPKDGPAALADDQFDRLKTEIAEQFEGARNAGRPLLLDGGLDWRPLSLSPAEMDWIAGRNAAAREIALAFGVPPQLVGVPDAQTYANYAEARLALYEDTVVPLAQAVARAFARAFGTAFGIAVLEPDLDEIPALEPRRAERWAKVRAAADLTRDERRAALGYGPLEVQKGKV, encoded by the coding sequence ATGGACAGAAACAAGAACGGGCCGGCGCCGGCGCCGGGCCTGATGGCACGCCTGCGCCGCCTGGTCCGGCCCACACCCGAAACCAGGGTACCCGAGACCAGGGCCCGCGGCCGTGCCGTCGCCTGGGGCGAGGCGCCGGGCGCGCGCTGGACCGCCCGGCGCTATGCCACGCTGGCGGACGAGGGCTATGTCCGCAATGTCGTCGTCCATCGGGCGGTCGGCCTCGTCGCCCGCAGCGTCGCCGCCATTCCCTGGATCGCGCGCGATGCCGCCGGCAGCGAAATCCGGGTGCCGGCCTTCGATGCCCTGATGCGCCGCCCGAACCCGCGCGACGAGGGCAGCGCCTTCCGCGAGGCGGTGGCGGCGCATCTGCTGATCGCCGGCAATGCCTATGTCGAGGCGGTGGGGCCGGGGCCGCGCCCGCGGGAACTGCACCTGTTGCGGCCCGACCGCGTGACGGTGCGCCCCGGCCCGGGCGGAATTCCCGCCGGCTACGAGCACCGGGAAGGGGAGGACGGCCGCTTCATCCCGGTCGATGCCCTGACCGGGGCCTCCGCCGTCCTGCACCTGAAGACGTTCCACCCGCTGGACGACTGGCACGGCCTGCCCGCCCTGGAGGCGGCGGCCCAGGCGATCGACCAGCACAATGCCGCCGGGGCCTGGAACAAGGCGCTGCTCGACAATGCCGCCCGCCCTTCCGGCGCCCTGGTCTACCAGCCGAAGGACGGGCCGGCGGCGCTGGCCGACGACCAGTTCGACCGCCTGAAGACCGAGATCGCCGAACAATTCGAGGGTGCGCGCAACGCCGGGCGTCCCCTCCTGCTCGACGGCGGGCTGGACTGGCGGCCGCTCAGCCTGTCGCCGGCCGAGATGGACTGGATCGCGGGGCGGAATGCGGCGGCGCGGGAAATCGCGCTCGCCTTCGGGGTGCCACCGCAACTGGTCGGCGTGCCCGATGCCCAGACCTATGCCAATTACGCCGAGGCCCGCCTCGCCCTTTACGAGGACACGGTGGTGCCCCTGGCGCAGGCGGTGGCCAGGGCCTTCGCCCGCGCCTTCGGCACCGCTTTCGGCATTGCCGTGCTCGAACCCGATCTCGACGAGATCCCGGCGCTCGAACCGCGCCGGGCGGAGCGCTGGGCCAAGGTCCGCGCCGCCGCCGACCTGACCCGGGACGAGCGCCGGGCCGCCCTCGGTTACGGACCTCTGGAGGTCCAGAAAGGCAAGGTGTAA
- a CDS encoding DUF2460 domain-containing protein, translating into MSFHDVRFPLDIAFGSAGGPGFRVDVVTLASGHEERNALWAHPRHRYDVGLGLRSDDDLHELIAFFKARRGRLHGFRFRDWQDWKSCPPLRPPAATDQAIGTGDGETTGFPLSKLYASGAQSYRRLIRRPVAGTVEVALDGVAVAALDVAVDHDTGLVTFAAPPAAGAIVTAGFEFDVPVRFDVEQLSLSLADFRAGQVPSIPLIEVFS; encoded by the coding sequence ATGAGTTTTCATGACGTCCGCTTTCCCCTCGATATCGCCTTCGGGTCGGCAGGCGGGCCGGGGTTCCGGGTCGATGTCGTGACCCTGGCCAGCGGGCACGAGGAACGCAACGCGCTCTGGGCCCATCCGCGTCACCGCTATGACGTCGGCCTCGGCCTGCGCTCGGACGACGACCTGCATGAGCTGATCGCCTTCTTCAAGGCCCGGCGCGGCCGGCTGCACGGGTTCCGCTTTCGCGACTGGCAGGACTGGAAAAGCTGCCCGCCCCTGCGCCCGCCGGCGGCGACCGATCAGGCGATCGGCACCGGCGACGGTGAAACCACCGGCTTCCCGCTGTCGAAACTCTATGCCTCGGGGGCGCAATCCTATCGGCGCCTGATCCGCCGGCCGGTCGCCGGCACGGTGGAGGTGGCGCTCGACGGCGTCGCCGTCGCCGCGCTCGACGTCGCCGTCGATCACGATACCGGCCTGGTGACATTCGCGGCGCCGCCGGCCGCGGGCGCGATCGTCACCGCCGGCTTCGAATTCGACGTTCCCGTCCGCTTCGATGTCGAGCAATTGTCCCTGTCGCTGGCGGATTTCCGCGCCGGGCAGGTCCCCTCCATTCCCTTGATCGAGGTGTTCTCGTGA
- a CDS encoding phage head closure protein: MIGRLRERIRFERPVIGDDGAGGGPLGWAPIAETPEVFAAVTATTGSEPVAADQRQAQVMWQVTIRARDDLSAEWRIVWRGQPLDILGILPEPRRAYLTLLARSGAGQ; this comes from the coding sequence GTGATCGGCCGGCTGCGCGAACGCATCCGCTTCGAGCGGCCGGTGATCGGCGACGACGGCGCGGGCGGCGGCCCTCTCGGCTGGGCGCCGATCGCCGAAACGCCCGAGGTCTTCGCCGCCGTCACCGCGACGACGGGCAGCGAGCCCGTGGCCGCCGACCAGCGCCAGGCCCAGGTGATGTGGCAAGTCACGATCCGGGCCCGCGACGACCTGTCGGCCGAATGGCGGATCGTCTGGCGCGGCCAGCCGCTCGACATCCTGGGCATCCTGCCCGAGCCGCGCCGGGCCTATCTGACCCTGCTCGCCCGCAGCGGGGCGGGCCAGTGA
- a CDS encoding phage tail assembly chaperone, with the protein MAKAAGLAMALAGWPPAAAWAATPGDLLLVLGARVALRRALQPAPVSRADYETLKARLDRAD; encoded by the coding sequence GTGGCGAAGGCCGCGGGCCTTGCCATGGCGCTGGCCGGCTGGCCGCCGGCGGCGGCCTGGGCCGCCACCCCGGGCGATCTCCTGCTCGTGCTCGGGGCCCGCGTCGCGCTGCGCCGGGCCTTGCAGCCGGCGCCCGTGAGCCGGGCCGATTATGAAACCCTGAAAGCCCGGCTGGACCGGGCCGATTGA
- a CDS encoding head-tail connector protein, with amino-acid sequence MAGLERILAPTVEPLSLAEARLHLRLDDTAEDGLVAALIVAARQLAERHLGRALITQGFRLWLDAWPAGRRALDLPRPPLAAVEAVTTYDEDGLATVLEPGRYLADLVATPGRLVLRAGSAPPVGSRAANAIAVDYTAGYGPAGTDVPEPVRRGMALLLGHLFESREAGAGGGARPLPLGVEALWSPYRVVRL; translated from the coding sequence ATGGCCGGCCTGGAACGGATCCTGGCGCCGACGGTCGAGCCGCTGTCGCTGGCGGAGGCGCGGCTGCATCTCCGCCTCGACGATACGGCGGAGGACGGCCTCGTCGCCGCCCTGATCGTCGCCGCGCGGCAATTGGCGGAACGGCATCTCGGGCGGGCCCTGATCACCCAGGGGTTCCGCCTGTGGCTGGACGCCTGGCCGGCCGGGCGGCGGGCGCTGGACCTGCCCAGGCCGCCGCTGGCCGCGGTCGAAGCGGTGACGACCTATGACGAGGACGGCCTCGCCACGGTGCTCGAGCCCGGCCGCTATCTCGCCGATCTGGTGGCGACGCCAGGGCGCCTGGTGCTCAGGGCGGGCAGCGCCCCGCCCGTCGGCAGCCGGGCGGCCAATGCGATCGCGGTCGATTACACCGCCGGTTATGGCCCGGCCGGCACGGATGTGCCCGAACCGGTCCGCCGGGGCATGGCCCTGCTGCTCGGCCATCTGTTCGAAAGCCGCGAGGCGGGGGCGGGCGGCGGTGCCCGCCCCCTGCCGCTGGGTGTCGAGGCACTGTGGTCGCCTTACCGGGTGGTGCGGCTGTGA
- a CDS encoding HK97 family phage prohead protease — MILTQQSAPVAIALKRAGAEGVFAGYASVFGVTDAQGDRVAPGAFRRSLERWRGLGQMPPFLWQHDMAEPIGRFDLVAEDERGLRVEGRLALETVRGREAQALMRLGAVNGLSIGYSTVAARIDGDGARLLTGLDLHEISLVTLPANEAARIAWVKAARPDETGLNAAIIANLRRAADALAPGKDLA; from the coding sequence ATGATCCTCACGCAGCAAAGCGCGCCGGTCGCCATCGCCCTGAAACGGGCCGGGGCAGAGGGCGTTTTCGCCGGCTATGCCAGCGTCTTCGGCGTGACCGATGCCCAGGGCGACCGTGTCGCCCCCGGCGCCTTTCGCCGCAGCCTGGAGCGCTGGCGCGGCCTCGGCCAGATGCCGCCGTTTCTCTGGCAGCACGACATGGCGGAACCGATCGGCCGCTTCGACCTCGTCGCCGAGGACGAGCGCGGGCTTCGGGTCGAGGGGCGTCTCGCCCTCGAAACCGTCCGGGGGCGCGAGGCCCAGGCCCTGATGCGCCTCGGCGCCGTCAACGGCCTCTCCATCGGCTATTCGACCGTCGCCGCCCGGATCGACGGCGACGGCGCCCGCCTGCTGACCGGCCTCGACCTTCATGAAATCAGCCTTGTCACGCTGCCCGCCAACGAGGCGGCGCGGATCGCCTGGGTCAAGGCCGCCCGGCCGGACGAGACGGGGCTGAATGCGGCCATCATCGCCAATCTCCGCCGCGCGGCGGATGCGCTTGCCCCTGGAAAGGACCTTGCATGA